Proteins co-encoded in one Spirosoma endbachense genomic window:
- a CDS encoding ligand-binding sensor domain-containing protein gives MKYAPVYTLLLLFVFYTSCKGQNKTELPKDTIRSEPKEVITSYGPSHITRTIKQDRKGNIWIGTFGGVFRYDGKSFTNVTSKVSSARFFSVLEDRKGNFWFSTVGEGVYYYDGKSFQQFTIKDGLANNQVIDIYEDKTGTIWFGTQSGASRYDGKSFRNYRMNEGLNFTTDERLFLADHNDVNSIIEDKTGKFWFATRGNACIYDGKTFTILTHDGTPFRNVRTIIEDKKGNIWLGGSDGLWRYDGNTFTNFTERGVAYVYEDKKGNIWTSSETNWGWSLFRYDGTTLSNKNPTVTEVDPESDDTKGMLFGILEANDGSIWFGSGGVYRYDGKTITDFKK, from the coding sequence ATGAAATACGCACCCGTATATACTTTGTTGCTGCTATTTGTTTTTTACACTTCCTGTAAAGGACAAAACAAAACTGAACTACCAAAAGACACGATCAGGTCCGAACCCAAAGAGGTAATTACCTCCTATGGACCTAGCCATATCACGCGTACCATCAAGCAAGATCGGAAGGGCAACATTTGGATTGGAACCTTTGGCGGTGTTTTTCGATATGATGGAAAATCGTTTACCAATGTTACCAGTAAGGTGAGTTCGGCCCGTTTTTTTTCGGTTTTAGAAGATCGAAAAGGGAATTTTTGGTTTAGTACGGTTGGTGAAGGGGTTTATTACTACGATGGTAAATCCTTTCAACAGTTTACAATCAAGGATGGCCTTGCCAATAATCAGGTTATTGACATTTATGAAGATAAGACCGGGACTATTTGGTTCGGCACACAAAGTGGAGCAAGCCGTTACGATGGGAAATCCTTTCGAAATTATAGGATGAATGAAGGTCTAAATTTTACAACGGACGAAAGACTCTTCCTTGCTGACCATAATGATGTCAATTCTATTATTGAAGATAAAACCGGGAAATTCTGGTTTGCCACAAGGGGCAATGCCTGTATTTATGATGGAAAAACATTTACCATTTTAACTCATGATGGCACCCCATTTAGGAATGTTCGTACGATAATCGAAGATAAAAAAGGCAATATCTGGCTCGGTGGCAGTGATGGCCTTTGGCGCTATGACGGCAATACATTTACCAACTTCACCGAGCGTGGTGTTGCCTATGTCTACGAAGATAAAAAAGGCAACATCTGGACGAGTTCAGAAACGAATTGGGGCTGGTCACTTTTCCGTTATGATGGAACTACTTTGTCCAATAAAAATCCCACGGTAACCGAAGTAGATCCAGAATCTGACGATACGAAAGGCATGCTTTTTGGGATTTTAGAAGCGAATGATGGCAGTATTTGGTTTGGTTCAGGTGGGGTGTATCGGTATGATGGAAAGACCATTACCGACTTTAAGAAGTAA
- a CDS encoding MFS transporter, which yields MKRNSLIVGLILLIFFVISFLTNILGPIIPDLVESFQLSIGLAGFLPFAFFVAYGVSIPSGILVEKYREKSVLIGAFALAFLGSLLFAMIPQFSVALVSLFAIGVGMAMLQVAINPLLRVAGGEEHFAFNSVLAQLFSGAASFFSPLLYSYFVQTIHTNDSSFLIHLLNQVVPVHFEWVSLYWVFALTTLLMIMVVALIKFPAVALKDDEKIEVGGTLVELLQNKTVLLFFAGIFAYVGTEQGIANWMSKFLQLYHGVDPTTTGATAVAYFWGLMTVGCVLGLVLLKFVDSRKVLLVFTLGAIGSLLLGLFGPKELALYALPGTGFFASVMWSIIFSLALNSVPQHHGTFSGILCTGIVGGALVPLMIGGFAELVGLRWAMLLMLITLGYIFSIGVWAKPLVTNAIIKLKVSE from the coding sequence ATGAAACGTAACTCCCTGATTGTTGGCCTGATTCTATTGATATTCTTTGTTATTTCTTTTCTGACCAACATTCTGGGGCCAATTATCCCCGACCTGGTCGAAAGTTTTCAACTGAGCATTGGGCTGGCCGGGTTTCTTCCGTTCGCTTTTTTTGTGGCGTATGGCGTATCGATACCGTCGGGGATTCTGGTGGAAAAATACCGGGAGAAATCAGTGCTGATTGGCGCATTTGCATTGGCATTTCTGGGGTCGTTACTCTTCGCGATGATTCCCCAGTTTTCGGTAGCATTGGTCTCTTTGTTTGCCATAGGCGTTGGAATGGCCATGTTGCAGGTCGCCATTAATCCATTGCTGCGCGTAGCCGGGGGCGAAGAACATTTTGCGTTTAATTCGGTGCTTGCTCAGCTTTTTTCGGGTGCTGCTTCGTTTTTCAGCCCACTTCTATACAGCTACTTTGTTCAGACGATTCATACCAATGACTCCTCCTTTCTGATTCACCTGCTCAATCAAGTGGTACCGGTTCATTTTGAGTGGGTGTCGTTATACTGGGTTTTCGCCCTGACAACCCTGCTCATGATTATGGTGGTCGCTTTGATTAAATTCCCGGCGGTCGCACTTAAAGACGATGAAAAAATAGAAGTTGGCGGGACATTGGTTGAATTACTTCAGAACAAAACCGTATTGCTGTTCTTCGCGGGTATTTTTGCGTATGTCGGCACCGAACAGGGTATTGCCAACTGGATGTCAAAATTCCTGCAACTCTATCATGGCGTTGACCCGACTACTACGGGTGCCACGGCGGTCGCTTATTTCTGGGGGTTAATGACCGTTGGTTGCGTGCTGGGGTTGGTTTTGCTAAAATTCGTCGATAGCCGCAAAGTTCTGCTCGTGTTCACCCTGGGCGCTATTGGTTCGTTGTTGCTGGGTTTGTTTGGGCCGAAAGAATTGGCGCTCTACGCGTTGCCGGGTACTGGCTTTTTTGCTTCGGTCATGTGGTCGATTATTTTCTCGCTGGCTCTCAATTCAGTACCACAACATCATGGCACTTTTTCCGGTATCTTGTGTACCGGAATCGTGGGTGGAGCTTTGGTGCCGCTCATGATCGGAGGATTCGCCGAGCTGGTTGGTCTGCGCTGGGCCATGCTATTGATGCTCATTACGTTAGGCTATATTTTTAGCATTGGTGTCTGGGCAAAGCCCTTAGTGACGAACGCGATAATTAAACTAAAAGTAAGTGAGTGA
- a CDS encoding ROK family protein, protein MTIGVDLGGTNARVGLVDNGTIVRQRSMVLQDKDSLSATLAQLIDLIRPFVESSVNSIGIGVPSVVDIDRGIVYNVANIPSWEEVALRDILEKEFDLPVFVNNDVNCFILGEHQFGLAQGYRSAVGMAIGTGLGSGIVIDNQLYTGSNCGAGEIGLLPYLDKNIESYAAGDFFESVHHTTALEASQAALLGEPNALNLWDEFGKHFGNAVKVVLYTYDPEVIILGGSIAKAYPFFRTTMFASMADFAYPVTLRRLKIFQSQNENIALLGAAALVRQLV, encoded by the coding sequence ATGACTATCGGGGTTGATTTAGGAGGGACTAATGCGCGAGTAGGTCTGGTCGATAATGGAACAATTGTTCGTCAGAGGAGTATGGTGTTGCAGGACAAAGACTCCCTTTCGGCTACGTTAGCGCAGCTTATCGACCTGATCCGGCCATTCGTGGAATCATCCGTAAACAGTATTGGCATCGGAGTGCCGTCGGTGGTCGATATAGATCGGGGCATTGTCTACAATGTGGCCAATATTCCGTCGTGGGAGGAAGTAGCCCTGCGTGATATTCTGGAAAAAGAATTTGACCTGCCCGTTTTTGTGAACAATGACGTGAACTGTTTTATTCTGGGCGAACACCAGTTTGGTCTGGCGCAGGGCTATCGGTCTGCGGTTGGAATGGCCATTGGCACAGGGCTTGGTTCGGGGATTGTTATTGACAATCAGCTGTATACGGGCAGTAATTGCGGAGCAGGCGAAATCGGATTGTTACCTTACCTCGACAAAAATATTGAGTCGTATGCCGCTGGCGATTTTTTTGAATCGGTTCACCACACAACGGCTCTTGAAGCCAGTCAGGCTGCGCTTCTGGGGGAACCTAATGCCTTGAATCTCTGGGATGAATTTGGTAAACACTTTGGCAATGCGGTTAAAGTTGTGCTCTATACCTACGATCCGGAAGTGATCATTCTGGGCGGTTCTATTGCCAAAGCTTACCCTTTTTTCCGAACGACAATGTTTGCCAGTATGGCAGACTTTGCTTATCCGGTAACCCTTCGGCGGTTAAAGATATTTCAGTCTCAGAACGAAAATATTGCCTTGTTGGGAGCCGCGGCTCTGGTACGTCAGTTGGTATAG
- a CDS encoding AraC family transcriptional regulator, translated as MHKIILLIDFSEDYSRNLLKGISKYAREYGPWVFCQMPLFHRETLGVDGILNWARDWEADGIIGQLYNDSSVEKIVQAGIPVIAQDFKERFVEIPNITGAHRETGAMAADYFLRKGFRHFAFYGFKHIVWSRERAEGFDERVSRSGCTVHYFEHEEYSSSDLWHYKPSSLSKWLSSLPKPIAILTCDDRMGQHITETCRHSRIRIPEEVAVLGVDNDEMLCELSDPPLSSIVQDAEKGGYDAARLLDRLIRKEITDIYDIIVEPTQVVTRQSTDIYATHDEYIASSLKYIHQNIDKNLQVDEVVKQVPLSRRSLEMRFQQVIGYPIYKYIQNLRIEKFSKKLLETDQAVFEIAMDLGLNDTKNIARQFKQIKGCTPLEYRHRYLAGK; from the coding sequence ATGCACAAGATCATTCTGCTGATTGATTTCTCCGAGGACTACAGCCGGAATCTGTTGAAAGGGATATCCAAATACGCGCGGGAATATGGCCCTTGGGTGTTTTGTCAGATGCCCCTCTTTCATCGAGAAACACTGGGCGTCGATGGTATATTGAACTGGGCCCGCGATTGGGAAGCCGACGGTATTATCGGGCAGTTATACAACGATAGTAGCGTAGAGAAAATCGTTCAGGCGGGTATTCCGGTTATTGCACAGGACTTCAAAGAGCGTTTTGTCGAGATTCCTAATATAACGGGCGCTCACCGCGAAACGGGGGCTATGGCCGCCGATTATTTCCTGAGAAAGGGCTTCAGGCATTTCGCTTTTTATGGATTTAAACACATCGTTTGGTCAAGGGAACGAGCCGAAGGCTTCGACGAACGGGTATCTCGTTCAGGTTGCACGGTGCATTATTTTGAACATGAAGAGTACAGTTCGAGCGATCTGTGGCATTATAAACCCAGTTCACTGAGTAAGTGGCTGTCGTCGTTACCGAAACCCATTGCCATTCTGACCTGCGACGACCGGATGGGCCAGCATATCACGGAAACCTGCCGGCATTCGCGTATTCGAATTCCCGAAGAGGTGGCTGTGCTGGGGGTCGATAATGATGAGATGCTCTGCGAACTCTCTGACCCGCCACTTTCCAGTATTGTCCAGGATGCCGAGAAAGGTGGCTATGATGCTGCCCGACTGCTCGATCGGCTGATTCGCAAGGAGATAACCGACATTTATGACATTATTGTTGAACCCACTCAGGTCGTTACCCGCCAGTCGACCGATATCTACGCGACCCACGATGAATACATCGCATCATCGTTAAAATACATTCACCAGAATATCGACAAAAACCTTCAGGTCGATGAGGTCGTGAAGCAGGTTCCCTTATCGAGACGGTCGTTGGAAATGCGTTTCCAGCAGGTTATTGGGTACCCAATCTACAAATACATCCAGAATCTGCGTATTGAGAAGTTCTCGAAAAAACTACTGGAAACAGATCAGGCTGTTTTTGAGATTGCGATGGATCTGGGCCTCAACGACACGAAGAATATTGCCCGTCAATTCAAGCAGATAAAAGGCTGTACGCCCCTTGAGTATCGCCATCGGTATCTGGCCGGGAAGTGA
- a CDS encoding acyltransferase family protein, translated as MMPQPSRLISLDAMRGFTIAAMIVANFPGSEEFVYFTLRHTKWNGLSFTDLIAPTFLFIVGVSIALAYAQKLDKRHPKGELYRKIVIRSLKIFAVGMFLNLMPDFDFPNVRWTGTLHRIAIVFLVCAFLFLNTTWKQQAWIGVLTLVAYWLAMTQIPSPDMGKVVLEPGQNLAAWFDRQYLPGRMWQGTWDPEGILSTFPSIVTGIMGMLAGRWMLSSASPTEKVSYLMTAGLFTAAAGYFWGLTFPVNENLWTSSFVLVTSGFVALLLGSLYFLVDVLGYTGGTKPGVIFGANAITVYVLADIFALFFYRFKLGDRSINEHVVNGLIAIGMQPELASLSYALFFIGINFIPAYVLYKRKIFIKL; from the coding sequence ATGATGCCGCAACCAAGCCGACTCATTTCGTTAGATGCGATGCGTGGATTTACCATCGCGGCTATGATTGTTGCCAACTTTCCGGGAAGCGAAGAGTTCGTGTATTTTACGCTGAGACACACCAAATGGAATGGCCTATCATTCACCGATTTAATTGCCCCGACTTTTCTGTTTATCGTGGGCGTGTCCATTGCACTCGCCTACGCACAGAAGCTGGACAAACGCCATCCGAAAGGCGAACTCTACCGAAAAATCGTGATCCGGTCATTGAAGATTTTCGCGGTAGGCATGTTCCTGAACCTGATGCCCGATTTTGATTTTCCGAACGTTCGCTGGACGGGTACACTTCACCGAATTGCCATTGTGTTTCTGGTCTGTGCGTTTCTTTTTCTGAATACAACCTGGAAGCAACAAGCCTGGATTGGAGTCCTCACACTGGTTGCCTATTGGTTAGCCATGACCCAGATTCCATCGCCGGATATGGGAAAAGTCGTCCTGGAGCCAGGTCAGAATCTAGCCGCCTGGTTTGATCGACAATACCTGCCCGGTCGGATGTGGCAGGGCACCTGGGACCCCGAAGGCATTCTCAGTACGTTTCCATCGATCGTAACGGGCATTATGGGTATGCTGGCCGGACGCTGGATGCTCAGTAGCGCCAGCCCAACCGAAAAAGTGTCGTATCTCATGACGGCTGGCCTGTTTACGGCGGCCGCTGGCTATTTCTGGGGACTTACTTTTCCCGTGAATGAAAACCTCTGGACGAGTTCATTTGTGCTCGTCACGTCTGGTTTTGTGGCATTGCTGCTGGGTTCGTTGTATTTCCTCGTCGATGTTCTTGGGTACACAGGCGGCACGAAACCAGGCGTCATTTTCGGTGCCAACGCTATTACGGTGTATGTACTGGCCGACATTTTCGCCCTATTTTTTTACCGATTTAAACTCGGAGATCGCTCAATAAATGAGCACGTTGTGAATGGATTAATAGCGATCGGTATGCAGCCCGAGCTCGCCAGTCTGAGTTATGCCCTGTTTTTCATTGGCATCAATTTCATTCCGGCCTATGTGCTGTATAAGCGAAAGATTTTCATAAAGCTCTGA
- a CDS encoding S41 family peptidase encodes MKSQIILYFPIAFLLAFIHPSFGQLSNYDSNKLFDVPALQEDFKVLREVLEKAHIGLYRYTDKKTMDIFLDSSFNQLNHPMTEIDFYKIVNRVMTTIRDEHTFALPSSDYWKNEIGQTIYSGSPVPSKAKLFPFFIKIVNNRLFVDNNLSDDSSIPDGTEILSINDRTGLQIIKTLLPTIHTNGFIDSFRYRNLEQFSLQQTYNRFMVHYAIFIGRPDTFNLIIQKPNSSLKQEVKISALTSQKIYNYYWRRYSSINDRKKRNENPLEFKLLDLNTAYFRLSSFHTGIWGKYNLSYSTEYRNNFKYIKDNNIQNLIIDLRGNEGGNLAIGMELLQYLFSGPYRPYDYHECLNYRFPDFKKYLRDSTGMTQFSDSLFIRTTQNTFRSNPQAKSETWSRPMQPSATPYTNKVYVLLNGATGSAASIFATLIRVNRKDAVFIGEESGGDMAGPISGAGMDIFLPNTKIRADIPFIRRVVNLNGFSHTTGRGIIPDYPIVSTQEDLAKKEDTELNFAIRLIKAGKK; translated from the coding sequence ATGAAAAGTCAGATAATTTTATATTTCCCCATAGCTTTCTTACTAGCATTCATTCATCCATCATTTGGACAGCTGTCAAATTACGACTCAAACAAATTATTCGATGTACCTGCTTTGCAGGAAGATTTTAAAGTTCTGAGGGAAGTACTTGAAAAAGCACACATTGGCCTTTATCGGTACACTGATAAAAAGACAATGGATATCTTCCTCGATAGTAGCTTTAATCAACTAAATCATCCTATGACAGAAATTGATTTTTATAAAATTGTCAATCGAGTGATGACGACTATTCGTGATGAGCATACATTTGCCTTGCCGTCAAGTGATTATTGGAAAAATGAAATAGGACAGACTATTTATTCAGGATCGCCAGTTCCATCAAAAGCCAAGTTATTTCCGTTCTTTATTAAAATCGTCAATAATCGGCTATTTGTCGACAATAATTTAAGCGATGATAGTTCGATTCCAGACGGAACAGAAATTTTATCGATTAATGATAGAACAGGTTTGCAAATAATAAAAACACTTTTGCCTACTATTCATACGAATGGGTTTATCGATAGTTTCAGGTATAGAAATCTTGAACAGTTTTCACTTCAGCAGACCTACAACCGTTTCATGGTTCATTATGCTATTTTTATTGGCCGTCCAGACACATTTAATCTTATCATTCAAAAACCGAATAGTTCACTAAAGCAGGAGGTTAAAATTTCAGCGCTTACCTCTCAGAAAATTTACAATTACTATTGGAGGAGATATTCATCAATTAATGATCGTAAAAAAAGAAATGAGAATCCACTAGAATTCAAGTTACTGGACTTAAATACAGCCTATTTTCGCCTATCTAGTTTCCATACCGGGATCTGGGGAAAATATAATTTAAGCTATTCGACAGAATACCGAAATAACTTCAAATACATAAAAGACAATAACATTCAAAACCTTATTATTGACCTTCGGGGAAATGAAGGCGGTAATTTGGCGATTGGCATGGAGTTGCTTCAATACCTATTTAGTGGTCCATATAGGCCTTACGACTATCATGAATGTTTAAATTATAGGTTTCCTGATTTCAAGAAATACCTGCGAGATTCAACAGGAATGACCCAATTTTCCGATTCTTTATTTATCAGAACAACACAAAATACGTTCAGAAGTAATCCTCAGGCTAAATCAGAAACATGGTCGAGGCCTATGCAGCCAAGCGCTACACCCTATACCAACAAAGTATATGTGCTTCTCAATGGAGCAACAGGTTCAGCAGCCTCTATTTTCGCAACCCTTATTCGAGTAAACAGGAAAGATGCCGTTTTTATTGGCGAGGAAAGCGGTGGTGATATGGCAGGCCCTATTTCAGGTGCAGGAATGGATATTTTTCTTCCTAATACCAAAATTAGAGCAGATATTCCTTTTATAAGAAGAGTCGTAAACCTTAATGGATTTTCCCATACAACCGGCAGAGGAATCATTCCGGATTATCCAATTGTGTCCACTCAGGAAGACTTAGCAAAAAAAGAGGATACTGAGCTAAACTTTGCAATAAGGTTAATTAAAGCAGGAAAAAAATAA
- a CDS encoding DNA glycosylase AlkZ-like family protein → MESTLKDLRQHAISVSLFKPTSLSRAVERLGFVQADPIRSPARAQDLILRHRVENYRAGYLEQHYPALDLEEDFLYAYGFMPQSTWQLLHPRRERELSPDEQRVLVIVANNKRIHPRELEAYLGAGRERNDWGGYSKATTRTLQSLHYHGFLRVAERENGIRLYELAARTHEPAAPDERLRQLVLLIASILGPLSDRSLRAVVQHLAHAAPTLEGRRSIVTQLIETSELAHAVVDQVRYVWPASDQIEASQNETVRFLAPFDPLVWDRKRFEHFWNWSYRFEAYTPAAKRQLGYYAMPMLWRDDIIGWVTISNQKGNLVVEPGFKKDISTDLNFDNEFEAEVERFRLFLQKR, encoded by the coding sequence ATGGAGTCGACGCTGAAAGACTTACGGCAGCACGCCATATCGGTATCGCTTTTCAAACCTACTTCGCTTAGCCGGGCTGTTGAACGACTTGGCTTTGTCCAGGCCGATCCGATCCGGTCGCCAGCGCGGGCTCAGGATCTTATCCTGCGTCACCGCGTAGAGAACTACAGAGCTGGCTATCTTGAACAGCACTATCCCGCGCTGGATTTAGAAGAAGATTTTCTCTATGCGTATGGCTTTATGCCTCAGTCAACGTGGCAGTTGCTACACCCTCGACGCGAAAGAGAGCTCAGTCCTGATGAACAACGGGTGCTTGTTATTGTCGCAAACAATAAACGAATTCATCCGCGCGAACTGGAAGCTTATCTAGGCGCTGGACGTGAGCGCAATGACTGGGGTGGCTACTCGAAAGCGACTACCCGAACCCTGCAATCACTGCACTACCACGGTTTCCTGCGGGTAGCCGAGCGGGAGAATGGAATTCGTTTGTATGAGTTGGCGGCCCGGACGCACGAGCCAGCAGCGCCCGACGAACGCTTACGCCAGCTTGTCTTACTGATTGCATCCATTCTTGGCCCTTTGTCGGATCGCAGTCTCCGCGCTGTGGTACAGCATTTAGCCCATGCCGCGCCAACACTGGAGGGAAGGCGATCCATTGTTACACAGCTCATCGAAACCAGCGAGTTAGCTCATGCTGTTGTCGATCAAGTTCGGTATGTCTGGCCTGCTTCGGATCAGATTGAGGCCAGCCAAAATGAGACTGTACGCTTTCTGGCTCCTTTCGATCCGCTCGTTTGGGATCGAAAACGGTTTGAGCATTTTTGGAATTGGTCCTACCGATTTGAGGCTTACACGCCTGCTGCCAAACGGCAACTGGGTTATTATGCGATGCCGATGCTCTGGCGAGACGACATAATCGGGTGGGTTACGATCTCGAATCAAAAGGGAAATCTGGTTGTTGAACCCGGATTCAAAAAAGACATATCAACCGACCTGAATTTTGACAACGAATTTGAGGCCGAGGTGGAGCGATTTCGCCTGTTTCTTCAAAAGCGGTAG
- a CDS encoding family 20 glycosylhydrolase yields the protein MRTSFYAVLLLLAVSWVNGCRQADKAGIDEGLQLAVSWELVSNFTDIKDGFEARFTLTNKSDLPLTDANWALFFNMSPRPILPAKTPQPATVQHINGDWYKLIPNKGFSLKPGASTEILYQGTEAVTKVTDAPLGLYVVFYDKDGKEENIVQIAQANYTIVPFTRKEQMLRGTADLEPLPTPSATYRNNLAVSLLPTEQLQEIIPSPVRLTTGSGTLALNSSLPIYADKGLESEARFLSQKLKAITGKAFPVTTGSLTGKGISLKTSKINVNGIAKEAYRLGIDGNGVSITGSDAAGVFYGVQSLLALIPTATYLSPSADISLNYVQIEDAPRFEFRGMHLDVSRNFQTKETILRLLDLLAFYKVNQFLFYTTEDEGWRLEIDGLPELTQVGAQREHTSGKETSVLHPAYGSGPKAYDDGKYGSGYYTKADFVEILKYAKERHIKVIPEVNLPGHARAAIKAMEARYERLMKEGKEKEANEYRLIDPDDKSVYLSAQGYTDNVVSVGRESTYHFYEKVVDEITRLYKEAGLPMDVMHAGGDEVPEGVWTKSPIAAKLLKENPSIKDPKNLQAYFFGKLRERLAKRKLEVHAWEEAVLVKAADGKLVMNPEFVGKGVVPYVWNNLFDLDLGNRLANAGYPVVLCNVSNFYFDMAYNNDPQEPGLYWAGYVDTRNNWAFAPFDMFKTTYKTAMGKPLTFAGLEHMKPEARKNIRGVESQLWSETVKGRDMAEYDILPKLLGFAESAWAPERPWETIENRQAREKSISTGWNVFANTLAQKDLPRLARINGGYNYRLPLPGALIENGTLKANVELPGLAIHYTTDGSEPTAQSLLYKNPVKVSGTVKLKSFDVAGRSSRSVVVAGINP from the coding sequence ATGCGTACCAGTTTTTATGCCGTCCTGTTGCTGCTCGCTGTTAGTTGGGTAAACGGTTGTCGGCAGGCAGATAAGGCGGGAATTGACGAGGGGCTGCAACTGGCCGTTTCCTGGGAATTGGTTAGTAATTTTACGGACATAAAAGACGGATTCGAAGCTCGTTTTACACTCACCAATAAGAGCGATTTGCCGTTGACGGATGCCAATTGGGCGTTGTTTTTCAACATGTCGCCCCGGCCTATTCTTCCCGCCAAAACACCCCAGCCTGCTACGGTTCAGCACATCAATGGCGATTGGTACAAACTGATTCCCAACAAAGGGTTTAGCCTTAAACCGGGTGCATCAACGGAAATTCTATACCAGGGAACGGAGGCTGTTACCAAGGTGACCGATGCACCCCTGGGGCTGTACGTCGTTTTTTACGACAAAGACGGCAAGGAGGAAAACATTGTTCAGATCGCGCAGGCGAACTATACAATCGTACCATTTACCCGTAAAGAACAGATGCTACGGGGAACCGCCGATCTGGAACCACTGCCAACGCCCTCGGCTACCTATCGAAATAACCTGGCCGTTTCGTTGCTGCCAACCGAACAGTTACAGGAAATTATTCCGTCGCCGGTTAGGTTGACTACCGGTTCAGGAACGTTGGCGTTGAATTCGTCACTGCCGATTTATGCCGATAAAGGTCTCGAAAGCGAAGCCCGTTTCCTGAGCCAGAAACTAAAGGCCATCACGGGCAAGGCCTTTCCTGTAACTACCGGATCGCTGACTGGGAAAGGTATTTCCCTCAAAACAAGTAAAATCAACGTCAATGGCATTGCCAAAGAAGCGTATCGGTTAGGCATCGACGGCAATGGTGTGTCCATCACCGGGAGCGATGCCGCTGGCGTGTTCTACGGCGTTCAGAGCCTGCTGGCGCTGATTCCAACTGCAACCTACTTAAGTCCATCCGCCGACATTTCCCTGAACTACGTGCAGATTGAGGATGCGCCCCGGTTTGAATTTCGTGGTATGCACCTGGACGTCAGCCGGAATTTCCAGACCAAAGAAACCATCCTGCGCCTTCTCGACCTGCTGGCGTTTTATAAAGTCAACCAGTTTCTGTTCTATACGACCGAAGACGAAGGCTGGCGGCTCGAAATTGATGGTTTGCCCGAACTAACCCAGGTCGGAGCGCAACGGGAGCATACGTCAGGTAAAGAAACGTCGGTGCTGCACCCGGCCTATGGGTCTGGCCCAAAAGCATACGACGATGGTAAATACGGCAGCGGCTATTATACGAAAGCCGATTTTGTCGAAATTCTGAAATATGCCAAAGAGCGACACATTAAGGTGATTCCCGAGGTGAATTTACCGGGCCATGCCAGGGCCGCAATCAAAGCGATGGAAGCTCGTTATGAACGATTGATGAAGGAAGGCAAGGAAAAAGAAGCTAATGAATACCGGCTCATCGATCCCGACGATAAATCCGTATACCTTTCGGCACAAGGCTATACCGATAATGTGGTGAGCGTCGGGCGGGAATCTACCTATCATTTCTACGAAAAAGTGGTGGATGAGATTACCAGACTATACAAGGAGGCCGGACTTCCGATGGACGTCATGCACGCTGGTGGCGATGAAGTACCCGAAGGAGTCTGGACCAAATCGCCCATTGCGGCCAAACTGCTGAAGGAGAATCCATCGATCAAAGACCCTAAAAATTTGCAGGCGTATTTCTTTGGTAAACTTCGGGAACGACTCGCTAAACGAAAGCTGGAAGTACATGCCTGGGAAGAGGCCGTTCTGGTAAAAGCCGCCGATGGGAAATTAGTCATGAATCCTGAATTTGTCGGAAAAGGGGTCGTTCCTTATGTCTGGAATAACCTGTTCGATCTTGATCTGGGTAATCGGCTGGCAAATGCTGGTTATCCCGTCGTGTTGTGCAACGTTTCGAACTTTTATTTCGATATGGCTTATAACAACGATCCTCAGGAACCGGGGCTTTATTGGGCGGGTTACGTCGATACACGCAATAACTGGGCGTTTGCTCCCTTCGATATGTTCAAAACCACCTACAAAACGGCGATGGGTAAACCATTGACTTTTGCGGGTCTGGAGCATATGAAGCCTGAAGCGCGTAAAAACATCCGCGGTGTTGAGTCTCAACTCTGGAGCGAAACCGTTAAAGGGCGCGACATGGCCGAATACGATATCCTTCCCAAACTACTGGGTTTTGCCGAAAGTGCCTGGGCACCCGAGCGGCCGTGGGAAACCATCGAAAACCGGCAGGCACGCGAAAAGTCGATCAGTACGGGCTGGAATGTATTTGCCAATACACTGGCACAAAAAGACCTTCCACGCCTGGCCCGTATCAATGGCGGGTATAACTACCGGTTGCCGCTTCCGGGAGCCCTGATCGAAAACGGTACGTTAAAAGCCAACGTCGAGTTGCCGGGGCTTGCTATCCACTATACGACAGATGGCTCCGAACCGACAGCTCAATCACTTTTGTACAAAAATCCAGTGAAGGTGTCGGGTACGGTGAAACTAAAAAGCTTTGATGTGGCTGGCCGATCAAGTCGGTCGGTCGTTGTTGCCGGTATAAATCCATAA